A single window of Zea mays cultivar B73 chromosome 10, Zm-B73-REFERENCE-NAM-5.0, whole genome shotgun sequence DNA harbors:
- the LOC100283564 gene encoding transferase/ transferase, transferring glycosyl groups yields MVTPASPTTTLPAARKPLPLLLFSLSLPALLLLLSLVFLLSHTTFSLLICPLLPRMSSTRNATSAGSSGTHLGVSMDKTLQVFHATMPTTPSRRNATSSSSSTSFGVSADRTLQTFHAFAAAPPPPPAWPAAPSVTKSSRKKASAKRNKSLLKLLLRKTPQTRQFAACTDELFAAPCTDRFFMTWLSPLEQFGRRELLVLESLFRWHRDGCLLVASDTMDSTGGRDKLRPFLERGFRLAVASPDFAYLLNGTPAEAWLGAVQRGRVSLGSIPLGQNLSNLLRLALLYRYGGIYLDADVVVLRPLSELRNTIGAQAMNDATGDWRRLNNAVMVFDRAHQLVHEFIAEFAAAFDGSKWGHNGPYLVSRVAARLRHLSPGLAFTVLPPRAFYPVHWSKIGGLFVAPKDRKGERWVKAKVENIKGQSFGIHLWNRESSRMEMEVGSVIETLISDSCLFCNSSMFVNQG; encoded by the coding sequence ATGGTCACTCCTGCATCTCCGACGACGACGCTGCCGGCGGCCCGGAAGCCGTTGCCCTTGCTCCTCTTCTCCCTCTCGCTCCCTGCCCTCCTGCTGCTGCTCTCCCTCGTCTTCCTCCTCTCGCACACCACCTTCAGCCTCCTCATCTGCCCTCTCCTCCCGAGGATGTCTTCGACGCGCAATGCGACGAGCGCCGGTAGTAGTGGTACCCACCTCGGTGTCTCCATGGACAAGACCTTGCAAGTCTTCCATGCCACGATGCCGACGACACCTTCGAGGCGCAATGCAACGAGCTCCAGTTCTAGTACGAGCTTTGGTGTCTCAGCGGACAGGACCTTGCAGACATTCCATGCCTTCGCGGcggcgccaccgccgccgccggcgtGGCCGGCTGCTCCTTCTGTTACTAAGAGCAGCAGAAAGAAGGCGTCCGCAAAGAGAAACAAGAGCCTCCTCAAGCTCCTGCTCAGGAAGACACCGCAGACGCGGCAATTCGCAGCGTGCACGGACGAGCTCTTCGCGGCACCATGCACCGACCGCTTCTTCATGACGTGGCTCTCCCCGCTCGAGCAGTTCGGTCGCCGCGAGCTCCTCGTCCTGGAGAGTCTCTTCAGGTGGCACCGCGATGGTTGCCTCCTCGTCGCCTCCGATACCATGGACTCCACGGGCGGCAGGGACAAGCTGAGGCCGTTCCTCGAGCGCGGCTTCCGCTTAGCTGTCGCCTCGCCGGACTTTGCCTACCTCCTGAACGGTACGCCCGCCGAGGCGTGGCTCGGCGCGGTCCAGCGCGGCCGCGTCAGCCTCGGGAGCATCCCGCTCGGCCAGAACCTCTCCAACCTCCTCCGCCTCGCGCTGCTATACAGGTACGGCGGCATCTACCTCGACGCCGACGTCGTCGTCCTCAGGCCGCTCTCCGAGCTCCGCAACACCATCGGAGCGCAGGCCATGAACGATGCCACGGGCGACTGGAGGCGACTGAACAACGCTGTGATGGTGTTCGACAGGGCACACCAGCTGGTGCACGAGTTCATCGCCGAGTTCGCCGCCGCGTTCGACGGGAGCAAGTGGGGCCACAACGGACCGTACCTTGTGTCCCGAGTGGCGGCGAGGCTACGCCACCTCAGCCCGGGGCTCGCCTTCACGGTGCTGCCGCCGCGGGCCTTCTACCCCGTGCACTGGAGCAAGATCGGCGGGCTGTTCGTTGCACCCAAGGATAGGAAAGGCGAGAGGTGGGTGAAGGCCAAGGTGGAGAACATCAAAGGCCAGAGCTTTGGCATCCATCTTTGGAACAGGGAAAGCAGTAGGATGGAAATGGAGGTGGGGAGTGTTATTGAAACGCTGATTTCAGACAGTTGCCTGTTCTGCAACTCCTCCATGTTTGTAAACCAAGGATAG